In Ochrobactrum vermis, the following proteins share a genomic window:
- a CDS encoding DUF6163 family protein — MYMNELRQHTQPSGTEWAFTWFVRLLALVALASGVFYWIRLIGIHPGLLWRFDLMPWPWQTAVVALAVLMPVAATGLWMRAPWGPVLWFVAALGEIAIYSVFSRHFEYKPLTVGFNAACIGIYIVFRILLFFEKRRQARASLPV, encoded by the coding sequence ATGTATATGAACGAGCTGCGCCAGCATACCCAGCCGAGCGGAACCGAATGGGCTTTCACATGGTTCGTTCGGTTACTCGCCCTTGTGGCTCTGGCGAGCGGCGTTTTTTACTGGATCAGGCTGATCGGTATTCACCCGGGGCTTCTTTGGCGTTTCGATCTGATGCCGTGGCCGTGGCAGACGGCCGTTGTCGCGCTGGCGGTTTTGATGCCTGTAGCGGCGACGGGACTGTGGATGCGGGCGCCCTGGGGGCCTGTGCTGTGGTTCGTGGCGGCACTCGGCGAAATCGCCATCTATTCCGTTTTTTCCCGGCATTTCGAATACAAGCCGCTGACCGTCGGGTTCAACGCGGCCTGTATTGGCATCTACATCGTCTTTCGCATTTTGCTCTTTTTCGAGAAAAGGCGGCAGGCCCGTGCGAGCCTGCCGGTCTGA
- a CDS encoding DUF411 domain-containing protein — protein sequence MALRLAQYLVVGGLLSFTGFTSFAHAEPVTAAPQLTMYKDPYCGCCEGWAEHMKDAGFNVTVKVEEAMDTVKAKYGVDANLASCHTAVVDGYVIEGHVPAGAVKRLLAERPQATGLTAPGMPMGSPGMEMPGSKADTYDVLLFKGQMTKPFARYEGTQAL from the coding sequence ATGGCGCTTCGTCTTGCACAATATCTTGTGGTCGGCGGGCTGTTAAGCTTTACCGGCTTTACGAGTTTCGCTCACGCCGAACCGGTTACCGCAGCTCCGCAACTGACCATGTATAAGGATCCCTATTGCGGCTGCTGCGAGGGTTGGGCTGAACATATGAAAGACGCCGGCTTCAATGTGACGGTAAAAGTCGAGGAAGCGATGGACACCGTAAAGGCAAAGTATGGCGTCGATGCCAATCTTGCCTCATGCCACACGGCCGTCGTCGATGGATATGTCATCGAAGGCCATGTTCCAGCCGGTGCGGTGAAGCGCTTGCTGGCAGAGCGTCCGCAGGCAACGGGCCTGACTGCACCCGGTATGCCGATGGGATCGCCGGGTATGGAAATGCCTGGCAGCAAGGCTGATACCTATGATGTCCTGCTCTTCAAAGGCCAGATGACGAAACCCTTCGCCCGCTATGAAGGGACGCAGGCGCTTTAA
- the ldtR gene encoding transcriptional regulator LdtR — translation MINAQRKTDISAPLTTPETALRSLYLEALQLVERLHRRLLDVVKDEFDRNGQSDINATQALLLFNIGNSELTAGELRSRGYYLGSNVSYNLKKLVEMGFIHHQRSRVDRRSVRVSLTDKGNEIADQVASLYERHISSIEQVGGIQVDEFTAMNKSLQRLDRFWNDSIAYRL, via the coding sequence ATGATCAACGCACAGCGCAAGACGGACATATCCGCTCCGCTCACGACACCGGAAACTGCACTTCGCTCGCTTTATCTGGAAGCACTCCAGCTCGTCGAGCGCCTGCATCGCCGCCTGCTCGACGTCGTCAAGGACGAGTTCGACCGCAACGGCCAGAGCGATATCAATGCGACGCAGGCTCTTCTGCTGTTCAACATCGGCAATTCGGAACTGACCGCCGGTGAACTGCGCTCGCGCGGTTACTATCTCGGCTCCAACGTTTCGTACAATCTGAAGAAGCTGGTCGAAATGGGCTTCATCCATCATCAGCGCTCACGTGTTGACCGTCGTTCGGTGCGCGTCAGCCTGACGGACAAGGGCAATGAGATTGCCGATCAGGTGGCCTCGCTCTACGAACGTCATATCTCCTCGATCGAGCAGGTTGGTGGCATTCAGGTTGACGAATTCACGGCGATGAACAAGTCGCTGCAGCGTCTCGACCGCTTCTGGAACGACAGCATCGCTTATCGGCTCTAA
- a CDS encoding L,D-transpeptidase family protein, with amino-acid sequence MTKTDRPADAFRADRRRFLRGAATAGLTVAASAMVSSAYAQQALTDVIASSRRGNWADQFDARATGGQRVATNQPVLSPQTVGNLQTAIAQYTDIAGRGGWPSVPGNAKLQIGVTDPSVQALRKRLMISGDLPQEAGLSSSFDTYVDAAVKRFQSRHGLPADGVMGQFTYAAMNVDVNTRLGQLQTNLQRLSPLANQGLQEQRFVMVNIPAARIEAVEGGSVVQRHTAVVGKIDRQTPILNSKIHEVILNPYWTAPKSIIQKDIIPLMRKDPQYLAKNKIRLYDQSGQEVAPETIDWNTDDAVKLMFRQDPGKINAMSSTKINFHNQHAVYMHDTPQKSYFNKLMRFDSSGCVRVQNVRDLDVWLLKNTAGWDRQNIESTIKSGTNTPIQLADPVPLHFVYITAWSTGDGVVQFRDDIYKMDGATELALGTDT; translated from the coding sequence ATGACCAAGACCGACAGACCAGCCGATGCTTTCAGGGCCGACCGCCGCCGCTTCCTGCGCGGCGCGGCAACCGCCGGCCTTACCGTGGCAGCCTCCGCCATGGTTTCCTCGGCTTACGCTCAACAAGCTCTGACTGACGTTATTGCATCGTCGCGCCGCGGCAACTGGGCCGATCAGTTTGACGCTCGTGCAACGGGTGGTCAGCGGGTCGCAACCAATCAGCCGGTTTTGAGCCCGCAGACGGTCGGCAACCTCCAGACCGCTATCGCGCAATATACCGATATTGCCGGTCGCGGCGGCTGGCCGAGCGTTCCGGGTAACGCAAAGCTCCAGATCGGCGTCACCGATCCGTCTGTACAGGCGCTGCGCAAGCGCCTCATGATTTCTGGCGATCTGCCACAGGAAGCAGGACTTTCCAGCTCCTTCGACACCTATGTCGATGCTGCCGTGAAGCGCTTCCAGTCCCGTCACGGCCTGCCTGCCGACGGCGTCATGGGGCAGTTTACCTATGCGGCCATGAATGTGGACGTGAACACGCGCCTCGGCCAGCTTCAGACCAATCTGCAGCGCCTTTCGCCTTTGGCCAATCAGGGGCTGCAGGAACAGCGTTTCGTGATGGTCAACATCCCGGCTGCGCGCATCGAGGCAGTTGAAGGCGGCAGCGTCGTGCAGCGCCATACGGCGGTTGTCGGCAAGATCGACCGCCAGACGCCGATCCTCAATTCGAAAATCCACGAAGTCATTCTCAATCCTTACTGGACCGCGCCGAAGTCGATCATCCAGAAGGACATCATTCCGCTGATGCGGAAAGACCCGCAATATCTGGCGAAGAACAAGATCCGTCTTTACGATCAGTCGGGCCAGGAAGTTGCGCCGGAAACCATCGACTGGAATACGGACGATGCTGTAAAGCTGATGTTCCGTCAGGACCCGGGCAAGATCAACGCCATGTCCTCGACCAAGATCAATTTCCACAACCAGCATGCAGTCTATATGCACGACACGCCGCAGAAGAGCTATTTCAACAAGCTCATGCGCTTCGACTCGTCGGGCTGCGTTCGCGTCCAGAATGTGCGCGATCTCGATGTATGGCTGTTGAAGAACACTGCTGGCTGGGATCGTCAGAACATCGAAAGCACCATCAAGTCCGGCACGAATACGCCGATCCAGCTTGCCGATCCGGTTCCGTTGCACTTTGTCTACATTACGGCCTGGTCCACTGGCGACGGCGTAGTGCAGTTCCGCGACGACATCTACAAGATGGACGGCGCAACCGAACTCGCACTCGGTACGGACACCTGA